One window of the Vanessa atalanta chromosome 22, ilVanAtal1.2, whole genome shotgun sequence genome contains the following:
- the LOC125072836 gene encoding putative ferric-chelate reductase 1 homolog isoform X2 — MLRRKRNVKLILITVLSLVNVSHQYGSGAPPLACVDQMPRHSDIQAQTSVPPYAIFTSASQVRQGDVLNVTIGSPFGAPAPIGGFILQARGIQDTEKIVGKFTKVPDPNLAQITNCRGNNDTVTHTNPEEKAPLTFTWQAPDDFLGGIEFRATVAQGYATFWKNVESPLVEVVTPDTVITTSSPSVSTQRTTQGPPVIMESKPKATPTSLDVIYQGCEDTKLCFGIPQNCIPNGNCKVIVAIFVAGDTYTFEIQGINNPKYVATGLSLDNKMGDDSAMECVRNDNGRINLFTSWTYPKVEPYVRRSDSPQDIVQLLESSMIDGKLYCKFKRDTVSTVKGQTFDLANNMYNLMVLAGDSMKDADRVGFHNVGYESTGAALRLSAPGAAAGASRVLLRLHGCCMLAAWLGAASLGIVLARYFKKTWVGKTLGGKDIWFAYHRILMVLTWVLTMAGFILILIDVGGWQTTGDNPHAITGIVTVVLCFIQPIGAFFRPHPGTKHRPLFNWLHWLVGNSAHILGIATIFLAVYLQKAQLPPWSVFILAAYVVFHVLAHIVLSFSVFRKHLLGVYAPIILLFVVAMICLVALAPIGDTYNSLMGA, encoded by the exons ATGCTTCGAAGGAAAAGAAACGTGAAATTAATACTGATAACGGTATTATCACTCGTCAATGTTTCCCATCAATATGGCTCCGGAGCTCCGCCTTTG gccTGCGTAGACCAAATGCCACGACACAGCGACATCCAAGCACAGACATCGGTACCCCCATACGCCATATTTACGTCAGCGTCACAAGTAAGACAAGGAGATGTGCTGAACGTCACCATTGGTAGTCCATTTGGTGCACCCGCACCGATTGGTGGATTTATCTTGCAAGCGCGAGGAATACAA GATACCGAGAAGATTGTAGGAAAATTCACAAAAGTTCCAGACCCTAACCTCGCCCAAATCACTAACTGTCGTGGTAACAACGAtactgtcacgcacaccaatcCAGAGGAGAAAGCTCCTCTCACCTTCACGTGGCAAGCGCCTGATGACTTTTTGGGAGGAATTGAATTTAG AGCGACTGTTGCACAAGGTTACGCTACCTTCTGGAAGAATGTAGAATCCCCACTAGTCGAAGTGGTCACCCCGGACACGGTGATCACTACTTCTTCTCCTAGCGTCTCAACACAGCGAACGACACAAGGACCACCAGTAATTATGGAATCTAAG CCAAAAGCAACGCCAACATCACTCGATGTTATTTATCAAGGATGCGAGGACACAAAACTATGTTTTGGAATTCCACAAAATTGCATACCAAACGGAAACTGCAAAGTCATCGTTGCTATCTTCGTTGCCGGTGACACTTACACGTTCGAGATCCAAGGGATCAACAACCCTAAGTACGTAGCGACAGGGTTGAGTTTAGACAACAAAATGGGAGACGACAGTGCCATGGAATGCGTCAGGAACGACAACGGAAGGATCAACTTGTTCACTTCCTGGACCTACCCAAAAGTCGAACCGTACGTCAGGAGGTCAGATTCGCCGCAGGACATCGTGCAGCTTCTAGAATCTTCGATGATCGATGGGAAATTGTACTGCAAGTTCAAGAGGGATACCGTCTCCACCGTCAAGGGCCAAACATTCGACTTAGCCAATAACATGTACAATCTGATGGTGCTGGCCGGGGATTCGATGAAGG ACGCGGACCGCGTGGGCTTCCACAACGTGGGCTACGAGTCGACGGGCGCGGCGCTGCGGCTGTCGGCGccgggcgcggcggcgggcgcgtcCCGCGTGCTGCTGCGCCTGCACGGCTGCTGCATGCTGGCCGCGTGGCTGGGCGCCGCCTCGCTGGGCATCGTGCTCGCCAG ATATTTCAAGAAGACCTGGGTGGGAAAAACACTCGGAGGAAAGGATATTTGGTTCGCC TATCACAGAATACTGATGGTGCTCACGTGGGTGCTGACGATGGCCGGTTTCATTTTAATCCTGATCGATGTTGGTGGCTGGCAAACCACTGGAGACAACCCTCACGCCATCACCGGTATTGTCACTGTTGTGCTTTGCTTCATACAGCCTATTG gagCATTCTTCAGACCTCACCCTGGCACTAAGCACCGGCCGTTATTTAACTGGTTACATTGGCTTGTTGGAAACTCCGCACACATTTTAGGAA TCGCGACGATCTTCCTGGCGGTGTACCTGCAGAAGGCGCAGCTGCCGCCGTGGAGCGTGTTCATCCTCGCCGCCTACGTCGTGTTCCACGTGCTCGCGCACATCGTGCTCTCG